The genomic window TTGTTATTAAAAAAAAAGTTAGGATGcaattttcttttttcctttcgctcggcaaagaatttagaTATCAAGCTCTTCTTTTATTTTCGAAAACTCTACAACGTGAACATAATTTTATTATCATTGAATTTATATAATGAACTAGACCAAGCAAGTTTTATAAAACTTGTTAGCCGCCACAAAGAGATAGGTGAACCATGCCTGACATGTGTTCGCTGCAAGCGAGGTTGCCCTAATGTATCTCTGCATCTTGCATCCTGCCCTCCATTTGTTAATTAAGTTATTTGCATGTACCCTTTATTTAGATATTTTGATGTCTAATCCAAACATAAAACTGGATGTCATTTTTCATTTTAAATTTAGTTAATTTTTAGTTGTGTTTGTCATAAATTATTTAGGTAACTGGTTTACATTATTATTGAGTTTTTTTATTGTACCTCCACATATATAGCAAAAAAATACTCAAAGaattaaatataaaaaataacCACAAAGATTACatataatttaaaaaaaagagaagaacgaaaaaagaagaagaaaacgagCTGATTATTTCCCTGGAGTTGGGCTGTTCATATCCGTAGGCCCGTTACTTGGCCTATACGGGCTGGCCCATTAGCTTCCTCATCGTTTACTCTCCAGCTTCTTTCCTTGCAGTGGGCGACGGGGCGAGCGGCGACGCCCTCTTCGTCGGgtccttcgccggcgacgagcacccacctgGTACGCCCTTCCCTGCCAGCCGTACGAAACCGAGCACTCCAAACTCTAAGGTAAGCTATTCTATCCGGATCTGATCCAGCATGTATTATTATTATACACATTGACTTCGATTCTTTGAAAAACTTGTCCTCTACTTGTACTGGATCCACCCCTGTATGTAATGTGGAGGGAAGCTTGCAGCTTCTGTCTATTTTGATTCACAATGTCAAGTGCACCACTGGGCGTATGTTATGGAGTTCGAGGAATCGGGGTTAGTCACGAATCTGCGATTTGTGCTCAATTTGATTAGGGCTGCAGTATGCAATCGAACACATGAATTATGGTTAGCGACGAATATGAGATTTGTGATCTAGATTTTTTGCTTTAGTTTGCAATCGAACATATTTACTGCAGTCTGTATGCTCTGGGGGTGTTTTGGTACCTGGGACGGGAGTTCTGATGCTGGCTAGGTGTGTCCCTCTGCTCGTTTCTTCCCTCATCGGCTTCATACTCTTATTGGATAGTGCCCACCGCCCACTCTAAGTGTCCTTAGTGGATGCTACGTTTGGTCTGAGAGATTGACAGGCTGTGTATCATCTGATCAATTTTCCTTTTCTATGTAATATATATAATGCTGATTTAGCTTTGGAGGGAACTGTCAGTCTACTGATGATCTGTTTCCAACCATCAATTTTTGTTGCACATTTAGCAACTATGGTAGGGTTTTTGTTTCATGCTTTTTCCTCAAGGCTCATGATTGATTGATATGAACAGATAATCTGGAAGATACATGTGCCAGATGTGTCAATCACAGAGATAGTAAAGCTGGCAAACTGGGCGTAAGAGATGGTAAGTTATTAGTTTTCACTTGCTAAATCAACATGGTGGATCCAAGTTTTTCTCGAACCACAAGAACTATTCACTAACTACTCTTTAGTTTGTTCCTGTGCTAGATAACAGATCTGGTTTTGAGGAGCCCTTTAAAATTTCTGGGATGTGGCAATGCTCCatttgcatgcatgtaaatacTACAGATAATTTATCTTGTGAGCTATGTGGTGTACTTCGTTATCTCTCACTGTATTTCAATAATATCAGTGAAGCCGAAGATGGAGGTATATAGCAATTGTTTTATATTATATTCTACTACAGTGATGCAATATAATTAATTCTGTCTAGCATCTTAATTTAGTTACTTCTCCCTCCTGAAATCTAGCTAAATGCAGACACAAGTATTCTGGAGTATCCGTACTCGCAAGATCTCTTTTTACACCATCTAGTACAGAGTCAAAGGCTATTGTTCTCTCTGATGGTTTTGAAGACAGTAGAAATACAACAGGCACAGGGAATAAGCAAGCTACCATGGATGCTCTACATAAGACATACATGACTCGCAAAAAGTGCCACATTAACATAGGTATGCTACATAGTAAATTGAGGTGTTCTTTACTTTGTCTGATTTTTTGTTGAACGACATAATCCAAACTCTTATTGCTCTAAGTGTACTATCCTATTTTAGTTATTAGCATTAATAAGATATTTGTTTAGCTAACTGTACAGAGTCACTGTATGCACTAGCAGTAGAAGACTTTGTTGAGTAAAGCCAATATGGTAGTAACTATGTCAATCAACTTGCAGATTTATGTTCTGGTAATAATAACCTTAAGCCAGCTCTCGGGAAATTGGGAGCATGCGAGTGGTCTCTCTGACTAATGGGTCTTAGAATTTTATTATGAGGGTTTGGATATTTGAATTATCATAACTACATTTCTATACAGAAATTTGCAAGATGAGCTTATAATATGTCAGCTCATGGAATGTGCTTTATCTAGGCCTAACTCGTGTTCTGTTCCCTTGTAATTTGGATAAATCtctttttttttggggggtggGGGGATATATTGTAGTTTTGTAGGGTGTGGTCAGGCACTCCTCTTACCTTTTCTTACTGCCCACTTgatattttgtttcatttgcttatttATTTTCACAGTAAAATGAACTGGAACGTGACTGCATTATGTTGATATTGACAGTGCCTTTCAAGTTTGATACACCATCTCCAGATGACATGGTCATTACAGGCTTAAAATCATCCAGAAACTTTAGAAAAGGTACTCTTTGCAATGCTCGCCCCCTCTATTTACAGTTGAACATCAGACTACTTCAAATGCATGTAACATTTTATGTGTGGATCCTTTCTTTGTCAATTTTTTTCATTATTTTGTGAAGCCATATCAATTTCTTCCAAATTAACCCGAATTTGATAAATTTCATGTTTATATTGGAGAATGATTCTGATCAAACAGAAGACAAAATTTGTCTTTATGATTATGAACCATGGACAAATCTTGTGGCTCTTTGTTTTTTGATCCCTTGAGAAATTGCTCAAATGGTGCTAATGAATGTTATGTTTGAGCTTCCAGTTTTTGGTTATGTATATCTTTCTATAGTTCCATATTGACTTAAATGTATACCAGTTGACACAGAGGTTCTAGTTAAAGATTCTATTGACGTGACCAGAAAGGAGATGATGGATAATGATGTTCTTCTAACTGAAAACAGTGCAAGTATGGACCCAAGTGCATCAGTACAATTGGATGAAGTTGGTGGGACTAGTAGCAATGTTCTTTCGAGTAGTCAAAATATAACTCTTAAGCTACAGCATTTGAGTTTGGAGAGCAAACCGAAGAACAGTAAACCCAATATTAAGAAAGCAGCTTCTGTTTCACACTACAAGCCAGAACCATGGATGCTCCAGAGTGAAGATCAAGAAATCCGTAAACAGCTAAGTCTTGGCATTGTAAGCAACAATTGCATATATCTTTTTTCATTTGTCTACATGTAGATAATGGATTTGTTCTGCTCAAGTTTGACCGAAACGATTTGCTAGGTTGGTCATGTCGATTCTGGGAAATCAACTTTATGTGGTCGATTACGACATGCTCTGGGATTGATTTCAAAAAAACAAATGCATAAATATGAGAAAGAAGCTAAAGAAAAGGTCAGTTCTGTTATTCAGATTGCTAGCACATCTCAGCCTGTACTTCTATGCATCTCTAGCTGTTTATATTTTTGTGATACTTGTTCTGACAGGGGAAAGGGTTGTTTGCATATGCTTGGGCTATGGATGAGAGCAGTGATGAGAGGGAGCGTGGCATTACAATGACTGTGGCTGTAGCATATTTTAATAGCGAAAAATACCGTGTGGTTTTGCTTGATTCCCCTGGTCACAAGGATTTTGTTCCTAATATGATATCTGGTGCTACACAAGCTGATGCCGCCATCCTAGTTGTTGATGCATCTATAGGCTCATTTGAAGCTGGCATGGGTGTTAATGGAATTGGTCAAACAAAGGAACACTCACAACTTATTAGGAGCTTTGGTGTTGAGAACTTGATAGTTGCTGTTAATAAGATGGATGTGGTGGAATATTCGAAGGAGCGGTTCCAGTCCATTAAATCGCAACTTGGTACCTTTCTTCGGTCATGTGGGTACAAAGACTCTTCAGTCACCTGGGTTCCTTTGAGTGCAATGGCAAACGAAAATTTAGTCACAGCTTCTTCAGATTCTCGTCTTCTATCATGGTAAGATAGTTCTAATATGGCCCTCTATGCACATCACTTTTTCCCCCAGACTTGGCTGTTGATCATCAATTTATTGATGCCTGATGTCAGGTACAATGGAGATTGTCTGCTGAAAGCCATTGACTCATTATCTCCTCCTCATCGTGACGTTTCAAGGCCACTATGCCTTCCAATATGTGATGTTATTGCATCTCACACGCTGGGTCAGGTGGCTGTTTGTGGTAAAATAGAGTCTGGAGGGATCCGAACTGGCTCTAAGGTACCATTCTGATGTTATGTTTGGCAACGTATGAAGTGTTGATTTGTATAGTTGCCTCTTGTTGCGCAGAAGATTTGCTTACGATCGTGCATCACACTACAGAGTAGCTATCAGTTTGGTCGCTTTCCTGTCATGTCTAATTACCTGCTAAACAACATATTTTCTTTATATGTTTGCATGGCCAAGCTAGCTATAATATCTGCATTGTTCTTGTTTTATATTTACAAGCTGCTGAAGATGTTATTTTGATGATGAATATTCTGCTATCAGGTTCTTGTCATGCCTTCTGGAGATATAGCTACAGTAAGAACCATTGAGCGGGATTCCTCTACTTGCAGCTTGGCTAGAGCCGGGGACAATGTTGCCATTGGTTTGCATGGTATCGACCCTGGTCACATTGTGTCAGGTGGAGTTCTTTGCCATCCAGATTTCGCTGTGTGCATCGCTTCTCACTTGGAGCTGAAAATTCTGGTTCTAGAAATCACCATGCCAATACTGGTTGGCCTTCAGGTTAGTGGAACAGCAAAATGAATAGCATGTGAAGGATAATAAGTGTGATACGATCTTCTCATCTGTTGTTTCCATCAAAATATTCTAGTTTGAGCTGCACATACATCACGCCAGGGTGTCTGCGAGGTTGGTTAAAATACTGTCGTCGTCGGACCAGAAGACTGGCAAGGCCTTAAAGAAAATGCCACGTTTGCTCACCGCGAGGCAGACCGCCGTGGTTGAAGTAAGATGAAGTCACATGAAATCTAGCGTACAAGTATTCACTATTCAATTCGAGGATTTTATTCTCTAATATAATCGTTGGCAATGTTTATTTATTCTCTGCCTTCAGGTGAAGCTGGACAAAGAAGTGTGTGTGGAGGAATTCTCGACGCTGAAGGCCCTTGGGCGGGTGTTCCTGCGATCTCAGGGTAACACTGTTGCGGTGGGCATTGTGACTCGAATTCTGGATCAGGCTTGTGACCTCGCCTAACCAGACATCTCACGTACACGGTGTGTTATGTTGTTGAGCTTGTCAGTAGATGTGTATATATGTGACTTCAGACTCGTACAGTAGTACCTGTCATGGGTCATTTTAAACCACGCTGAGCCATGGTGATCACCTTTTGATCCTTTTCCTAATTCGATTTATCATTTATCATAATCACATCCTCACTCAGCTTGTTCAGCTCCCCGAGCGGTACTCTTGTGCGCTGAAGTGCTGGCCGGCAGCAGCCCAGGCAGACAGACATAGCTTGAGTTGAGTGGAGGATAGCAGGCCGccttgcctgcctgcctgcctgcctcctcGTACGCGGCTAGCTGCATTTCCCCCGTAGACCGCCGCGCCACTCGCCTTGCTGGTCGCGTGATGAATCGTCGCCCCGCGGCCCGCGCGCGGAGAAATTATGAACGTCACGCGCGGGGAGGCAGCAGGGGCAGGTGAGGCGCCCGCGCGGACCGGGAGGGTCAGGAGAGGGAGGGACCGTGCGCGCCCGGTGCGGCTGCCAATTCGCCTTTCGGCGCCCAACGAACCCTCCCGCACGTCGTCGGCCCGTTTCCCTTGTAAAACACCGCCAAATCAGGCGCCGGCTGGGCGGGATTTCTGTCCGGAGCACACGAGTTCCGTCCACCGCAGCGCGTACGTGTGAGCACCCATCGTTCCGGCAAAAGCAAAAAGCAAAGCAAGCGGCGAGCGAGCGGTTGGTAGGCCGCGCGGAGGCCGGATGGGAGGGGAGGATCCGCCCGGTGCACAGGACGGTCAAAGGCGACGCGAAGAGTTTCTTCTCCCTTGGCCGCTCACGCGACCGCAACCGGGGCCTGCTGGTGGTGCGTCAATTCAAGGAATCCGAGGCGCCGCGACCGGGGCTCGTCTGGCCTCTGGTCGCTTGCTTGTTCCTGTACGCCCGGGCCGGCCGTTCGCTTGTTGCAATCCGTCCCTGCGTCCGTCGCTACCACCGCGCGCGCTACTCATATTTTCCCATCCAATCCAAAGGGCGCACCCACACACACTGACACACATgcgtgctactgctactgctccaTCGACCCGACCGGACCGGACCTCACCATGTTCGCTTGGAGGGACCGCGCGCGCCCGGTGCGGCTGCCAAGTCGCCTTTCGGCGCCCAACGAACCCTCCCGCGCGTCGTCGGCCCGTTTCCCTTGTAAAACACCGCCAAATCAAGCGCCGGCTGAGCGGGATTTCTGTCCGGAGCACACGAGTTCCGTCCACCGCAGCGCGTACGTGCGAGCACCCATCGTTCCGgcaaaagcaaagcaaagcaagcggCGAGCGAGCGGTTGGTAGgccggaggggaggggaggatcCGCCCGGTGCACAGGACGGTCAAAGGCGACGTGCAGCCATGCTTATCCGTCATGAtaccgtatttttctctcacaataaaatagcATCAGTTGTCTTATAAGCCACCGAAAGATCAAGCGAACAGGCGCTCGGGTCGTCCGTCGTCCAACACGCCACGCACACGGTGAAGTGCAGATGTGCAATGCGCTGCTGTAATTGTAATAATATTGTGAGACTCCAGGCCAGGCCACACCACACGTCCACGCCGCAGAGCGCAGAAGCGTACGGCAGGCACCGCGGCTGGGGGCTGGGGTCGGCATGTGTTGAGTGAGCTGTGATTTCTGCCGGATTAGCCTAACGGTAGCCTTGGCCAGCGACTCGTTTCGCAGAGTCTTGTCTTGGCCTCTTGGCATCCATGTTTCGTTTGGTGGAACGGAAGCAGAAGCTCATCCACATCACATGGGAGTTGAATTGGGATGGATGGGATCGAGCGCGGCCCGCGCAGCATGCACAATCatcggccaccgccgccgccgccgggctgcCAGCCATGTGGGtggcgcctgcctgcctgcctgcgtgCATTATGCAGCTGTTAAAAGGGTGAGGCCTGAGGGGCATGCAACACGCATCATTCGTCCTGACGCTGACGGGCCCCTTCGTCTCGTCCCCTGGCCCCTGCAGCTGCGAATCCGCAATGATCCGCCCTCCCGGCAGCCGGGACGACGGCGTCCTCTCCGTCTCCCCGCTGCGTCCCTTCAATTTGCTGCTATTTTACTTGCAGCCCAGTACAGGCGTACTCCGTACAGCAGCCCATCTTCGCCTGCTTGTTTCGCGCAAGCTGCTCGTGTACCATGTCATGTCCcggttagtagaaagtttctcgTTTTCGAGCTCGGGacggctgctggctgctggctgctgcagcggcagcggcaggttCGTTCGCTGAGGTCGTTGTACTTGCCGGTCGCTTTTCTGCGTCACCACAGCTCAGCTGGCTGCCCGCCATTTTTCGATATCCAGCGAACGGACAGCCTGCTccggaggccgtatcgtatcgtggattatttactgctggctggtttggtgtgagagaaaaatacgattcctggctggaaatttacgatcgtttacgagcaagcgaacagactggGAATGCTTGCCAAAACGACGCTTGAAAAGTAGCGCCCTCATCGCTTGTATTATAAGGCCACCGAATCGGCGCCGCCGGATTTTCTGGCGCTACTGTACAATagcgttttatttttatttggtaataattgtccaatcgttgattaattaggctcaaaacgttcgtctcgtaaagtataaccaaactgtgcaattagtttttgatttcgtcaacatttagtactctatgcatgtaccgtaaatttgatgtaacggaaaatcttctttttgcatagtgccaaattcaggaATCGAAGGAACGTGGCCTAAACTTTTTTCGATCTCCAGCGAACGGAATGCTTGCCAAAACGACGCTTGAAAAG from Miscanthus floridulus cultivar M001 chromosome 11, ASM1932011v1, whole genome shotgun sequence includes these protein-coding regions:
- the LOC136494222 gene encoding uncharacterized protein isoform X2 encodes the protein MFVPVLDNRSGFEEPFKISGMWQCSICMHVNTTDNLSCELCGVLRYLSLYFNNISEAEDGAKCRHKYSGVSVLARSLFTPSSTESKAIVLSDGFEDSRNTTGTGNKQATMDALHKTYMTRKKCHINIVPFKFDTPSPDDMVITGLKSSRNFRKEVLVKDSIDVTRKEMMDNDVLLTENSASMDPSASVQLDEVGGTSSNVLSSSQNITLKLQHLSLESKPKNSKPNIKKAASVSHYKPEPWMLQSEDQEIRKQLSLGIVGHVDSGKSTLCGRLRHALGLISKKQMHKYEKEAKEKGKGLFAYAWAMDESSDERERGITMTVAVAYFNSEKYRVVLLDSPGHKDFVPNMISGATQADAAILVVDASIGSFEAGMGVNGIGQTKEHSQLIRSFGVENLIVAVNKMDVVEYSKERFQSIKSQLGTFLRSCGYKDSSVTWVPLSAMANENLVTASSDSRLLSWYNGDCLLKAIDSLSPPHRDVSRPLCLPICDVIASHTLGQVAVCGKIESGGIRTGSKVLVMPSGDIATVRTIERDSSTCSLARAGDNVAIGLHGIDPGHIVSGGVLCHPDFAVCIASHLELKILVLEITMPILVGLQFELHIHHARVSARLVKILSSSDQKTGKALKKMPRLLTARQTAVVEVKLDKEVCVEEFSTLKALGRVFLRSQGNTVAVGIVTRILDQACDLA
- the LOC136494222 gene encoding uncharacterized protein isoform X4, whose protein sequence is MDALHKTYMTRKKCHINIVPFKFDTPSPDDMVITGLKSSRNFRKVDTEVLVKDSIDVTRKEMMDNDVLLTENSASMDPSASVQLDEVGGTSSNVLSSSQNITLKLQHLSLESKPKNSKPNIKKAASVSHYKPEPWMLQSEDQEIRKQLSLGIVGHVDSGKSTLCGRLRHALGLISKKQMHKYEKEAKEKGKGLFAYAWAMDESSDERERGITMTVAVAYFNSEKYRVVLLDSPGHKDFVPNMISGATQADAAILVVDASIGSFEAGMGVNGIGQTKEHSQLIRSFGVENLIVAVNKMDVVEYSKERFQSIKSQLGTFLRSCGYKDSSVTWVPLSAMANENLVTASSDSRLLSWYNGDCLLKAIDSLSPPHRDVSRPLCLPICDVIASHTLGQVAVCGKIESGGIRTGSKVLVMPSGDIATVRTIERDSSTCSLARAGDNVAIGLHGIDPGHIVSGGVLCHPDFAVCIASHLELKILVLEITMPILVGLQFELHIHHARVSARLVKILSSSDQKTGKALKKMPRLLTARQTAVVEVKLDKEVCVEEFSTLKALGRVFLRSQGNTVAVGIVTRILDQACDLA
- the LOC136494222 gene encoding uncharacterized protein isoform X1, producing MFVPVLDNRSGFEEPFKISGMWQCSICMHVNTTDNLSCELCGVLRYLSLYFNNISEAEDGAKCRHKYSGVSVLARSLFTPSSTESKAIVLSDGFEDSRNTTGTGNKQATMDALHKTYMTRKKCHINIVPFKFDTPSPDDMVITGLKSSRNFRKVDTEVLVKDSIDVTRKEMMDNDVLLTENSASMDPSASVQLDEVGGTSSNVLSSSQNITLKLQHLSLESKPKNSKPNIKKAASVSHYKPEPWMLQSEDQEIRKQLSLGIVGHVDSGKSTLCGRLRHALGLISKKQMHKYEKEAKEKGKGLFAYAWAMDESSDERERGITMTVAVAYFNSEKYRVVLLDSPGHKDFVPNMISGATQADAAILVVDASIGSFEAGMGVNGIGQTKEHSQLIRSFGVENLIVAVNKMDVVEYSKERFQSIKSQLGTFLRSCGYKDSSVTWVPLSAMANENLVTASSDSRLLSWYNGDCLLKAIDSLSPPHRDVSRPLCLPICDVIASHTLGQVAVCGKIESGGIRTGSKVLVMPSGDIATVRTIERDSSTCSLARAGDNVAIGLHGIDPGHIVSGGVLCHPDFAVCIASHLELKILVLEITMPILVGLQFELHIHHARVSARLVKILSSSDQKTGKALKKMPRLLTARQTAVVEVKLDKEVCVEEFSTLKALGRVFLRSQGNTVAVGIVTRILDQACDLA
- the LOC136494222 gene encoding uncharacterized protein isoform X3 — encoded protein: MWQCSICMHVNTTDNLSCELCGVLRYLSLYFNNISEAEDGAKCRHKYSGVSVLARSLFTPSSTESKAIVLSDGFEDSRNTTGTGNKQATMDALHKTYMTRKKCHINIVPFKFDTPSPDDMVITGLKSSRNFRKVDTEVLVKDSIDVTRKEMMDNDVLLTENSASMDPSASVQLDEVGGTSSNVLSSSQNITLKLQHLSLESKPKNSKPNIKKAASVSHYKPEPWMLQSEDQEIRKQLSLGIVGHVDSGKSTLCGRLRHALGLISKKQMHKYEKEAKEKGKGLFAYAWAMDESSDERERGITMTVAVAYFNSEKYRVVLLDSPGHKDFVPNMISGATQADAAILVVDASIGSFEAGMGVNGIGQTKEHSQLIRSFGVENLIVAVNKMDVVEYSKERFQSIKSQLGTFLRSCGYKDSSVTWVPLSAMANENLVTASSDSRLLSWYNGDCLLKAIDSLSPPHRDVSRPLCLPICDVIASHTLGQVAVCGKIESGGIRTGSKVLVMPSGDIATVRTIERDSSTCSLARAGDNVAIGLHGIDPGHIVSGGVLCHPDFAVCIASHLELKILVLEITMPILVGLQFELHIHHARVSARLVKILSSSDQKTGKALKKMPRLLTARQTAVVEVKLDKEVCVEEFSTLKALGRVFLRSQGNTVAVGIVTRILDQACDLA